ACTTGAGATGTTACTCGATGGCTTCCGCACTGGTGTCGTTATCATGAAACCCTATGCAGGAGCTTGTGACGGAAGTGACGTGTCTTATGTTTGTATGGGTAAATATGTCGGAGTCTGTGGCGAAAAAGCGAAGCGGGTCGTCGGGCTTATCCGCCATAAGCCGCGAAACCATCGAAAACCTGACCGAGTTGGATGATTTGGAGCGAGTATACCAACAGCTCTGTGATGAAGAAGTGAGtattcataaaaatataatgtaaaaGATGTGCGGTAGCTGTAAGTTCAGACAGTCAAGGGGTGTCTGTGTTCTGTATTTGCAACGGACATAGTTATTGAAATataaatttagttttatttccattttatcTAGAAACAGGTGGAGTCCGAGCTTGAGTCGCTGGTCAGTCAACAGGGTAACATTGAGACCAAGATGCTTGCTCTGCAGAGGATGGGGTAAGTTGTTGTTTGTGAAGGTGGCAGGCAGTAGTAGTGATGGATTATGCAGCTAGCTGAGTTTTTGCTCACTTTCCTGCTCTTTCATAGTGGAGCACTGTTTGACTGTCCAGATTCCTTTTAGTTCACCTGATCTCCCACACGTCTTCACAAATGTGTCTCTCAGGCCTAACTTGCAACTGATAGAGGGTGATGCCAGCCAGCTTTCTGGAATGATCACCTTCACCTGCAGCCTGGCTGAGAACGTGAGCAGCAAAGTGCGGCAACTGGATCTTGCAAAGGTAATGTACCTGGACGTTCACACGTTGAGCATGAACACAGCACTATACAATAAATTTCAGCAGAAGGTAAAATGCTCACTGTTTCTGTTCCCCAACCCTGGTAGAACCGTCTGTATCAGGCCATCCAGCGCGCTGATGACATCCTGGATTTGAAGTTCTGCACGGATGGTGTGCAGACAGCGCTGCGGAATGAGGACTATGAGCAGGCGGCCGCACATGTGCACCGATACCTTTCCCTGGACCAGTCGGTCATTGAGCTGAGTCGCCAAGGGGGAGAGAGTGAGcctttaaatgcttttttttgttgcatAAAACCTATGACAGGAGCCGAAAATCCCatagaacagtgtttctcaaacaaGTCCTttgcagctgggagggagcaaaaatatcaGCTGTGTGTAGGTCCCCCAGGACTGGGATGCGAAAACAGCATCTTAGACAAACTATTTTGGCATCATTAGCTGCTGGAAGTAACTAATTTGGAGAAGCACtgaaaataatgacatttttttccagttgccaatactttatatcatccatccatctttcataacAGCTTATCCAATACAGTTTCATTGTGTAAGATGCAGTGTTTATAATTCTGTAATTAATCAGTGTGTCTCCCATTCTCATGCTACATTTCTCATCAGGCAGTGCTGTGGACGCTAGTCTTGCTCTTCTCCAGGAAGCAGAGCAGCGCCTGAAGACCCTGGTCAAGGAACGTTTAGATCAGGCAATCACTGCAGGGGACCTGGCCCAGGTTGAGAGGTTCTTCAAGATCTTCCCTCTGTTGGGCCTCCATGATGAGGGGCTGGCCCGCTTTGCCCAGTACCTCTGCACACAGGTAGGTACCTGTCATTGTTAGAAAAACCATGGACTTGCATTTGTCTTTCTGGTTGTCTTCATGTGGAATGCTGTGCTCTGATGGGTGAGAGTTCATGATTTTGTCATCTCTCCACCTTCAGCTAGCCAGTAAAGCAGAGGAGAACCTGCTTCTGGCCTTAGGAGGAGACCTGGGTGAACGGAGAGCAGGGTTAATGTTTGCTGACACTCTCACTCTGCTGCTGGAAGGTAAGATGTTAGAGGAGAGTAGGCTTGTGTTGACCGTTGACACTGCTAATCATTCACAATGACACTGGTCAtctgttgtgattttttttttttgcagccaaTTAAACATGCCCTTGACTGCCCCTCTCTCCATGTGCACCAGGTATCGCACGGATCATAGAAACCCACCAGCCCATCGTAGAAACCTATTACGGACCGGGCCGCCTGTACACGCTGATCCGACACCTGCAGGTGGAGTGTGACCGGCAGGCTGAGAAGATCGTGGACAAGTTCATCCAGCAGCGAGACTATCACAACAAGGTGTGGCCTCAGCACATGTGAAAACGACACATCTAATCCTCAGAACCGACCCTGAAAGCCTGTGAGACTGAAAAAATCCTGTCACTCCTGCAGTTCCAGATTGTCCAGAACAGCATGATCAGAAGCATGTCTACTGAGAAGATCGAGCCCAGGTCAGAGTGCCACCCTGTCCTTCATTAATCCTCACTTCTGGCGGCTGTCAGCtttgcaccccccctccccccaatcacTGGTTCCCTGCCCTTCATTTTTGCACACGTCTCTCCAGGGAGCTGGACCCCGTCTTGCTGGAGGTCACGGTGATGAACTCCCGGGCTGAACTGTACCTGCGCTTTCTGCGGCGACGGATCTCAGCCGACTTCGAGGTCGGGGACGCCACCGCGCCCAAGAGTACCATGCAAGGTAACGGGGCGAGGTGGCGTGTGACGGGCCCTGGCGTGGCCCGCTGGCCCGGCGCTCACGGTGTTCCTCTCACTGCTTGGCCCAGAGCACCAGCAGGGCCTGGAGAAGCTGCTGAAGCACTGCCTGCTGAGCCGGAACATGCAGGAGCTGATTGGATACTACATCCCCATGGAGGAGTACTACATGAGGGAGACTGTCAACAAGGTAGCGCCCCCTGGCGGCAGCGCCGGACACTGGGCAGACGATAGGAGGCGTCATCAGCAATTAAGTGTTTTGATGGTGCAAAACACTGCAGTTATTTGTCATCTCCCCATATAAGGATACATGTGCACAAACGTGtaccatgtcacatgaccaccgTGAAACATTGTTTCTCTGAAACCAATTTGTGATCAAATATGTGATGACAAGTTTTAGCTGAAAGAAAGTCAGGGATTGATAAAACCAGGGCTGGTTCACAGGGAGTTTGTGGCATAGAATTATTAGGTAATAGATTGCTAGATATTAGGGCTTTACAGTCAGGAGGAAGAACACAGCAGAATCCCATCCTGACTCATGGGGTACATTCAGAACGTCAATCAGCAGCCAAAAAGCAAAAGGTTAAAGCCGACCTGCTACACGTCTAGTTATTTGGGTTCCACTTTCATCAAGACCACCACCCCCCCGGTGAAAAAATGTAGACTGCTGATCATgaactgggaaggagcaaaaacgtggcccatctgggggtctctgaggaccTGGCTGACAAGGCTAATCTAAACCCATTAATACTGGCAGACATTTTACTTaatcacagcgccccctactggcctgGCGTCTGTCTGCCTTGAGCTTGCTGAGGGGGAAGGTCGAGATGAGCATATGGGCTGCTGTTAATGGGGCGAATCTCTTACCTGAGTCTGCACTTATTCTTTCCTACAGCATTTACCCCATTTGAGTGACATAAAGCTTAACAATGAATTAATTTCACTTCATTTATAATTCATATTCCTTTTTAACCTTCTGCAAAATTCAGGCCAGAGTTTTGAGCCGTGCGCGAGAAATGTCAGTCTCAAAACTGGCGGCACTGGACAACACATATAGTGTATAGAGGTACTGCTCTCCCCATGAACGGGAACACTGGGGGAAGCAGACAGAGCAGAGAAAACCCTAGAAGGATCTGGAATTTTTTTCTCTACTCTGCTTCTAAGCCCCCATTTCTGCTCAGTAATTCAGTGCAGCTCCACGCCGGCCACACCCCTGTTCCTCGCTCTGCAGGCCGTTGCCATGGACACGTACGAGAAGGGTCAGCTGACCTCCAGCATGGTGGATGACAGTTTCTACATCGTGAAGAAGTGCATCAGCAGAGCCCTGTCCAGCTCCAGCATTGACTGTCTGTGCGCCATGATCAACCACGCCACCTCCGTGCTGGAGACGGACTTCAGGTACGCCGCCCCGCTGCGCTCCTCTGCCTCCTCTCCAAAGCCCGCCGCCGCCGGCTCTAATGCACCTCCTTCCTTGCAGGGAGGTTCTGTACAACAAGCTGCGGCAGGGCTTCCCCGCCACCACCCTGCAGGACATCCAGCGCGGCGTGAGCAGCGCCGTCAGCCTCATGCACAGCAGCCTGCAGCAGGGCAAGTTCAACACGCTGGGCATCGAGAGCGCTGAAGATGCGAAGGCCTCCTTCCTGGTGGGCGCCTGCAGACCCCCGGCTCCGCAGCTCACCCTTAACCACATCCTCCTTTTTACTGCCCATTAAACAGATATTCTGAATATACCTGCCTTTCCCCACAGCGCTGTTGAAGTCTCAAGTCTTGATAAATTTTCTATAACCAGCCATTGCTGTATTATAATCTTAAATTCTAACTAATGTTACTTTAAATTCCAGACATagaacaaaattaaaaatttaacagAAACTATAAAAACATAGTAGTTCTATGATAAATGCTTTTTTGGCTTGTAAACATAGAACTAATGTCTGTAGGTACAAACCTGCAAGCCAGACGTGTTGTGACTGTCGAATGAGCGGGTTGATGCACGCGTGCTGTGCAGTATGCATGCGGCTCAGCGGGcccagcctctgtgcctgtgaccggaaggtcgccggttcgaaccctgGCAGAatggtcacatgtccatggacccttgagcaaggtccttagcCCCCAGCTCCGCTGCCCCTGCTCTGTGACTCCCAAGCTTGCTCTTAACTGCATTTGCGTCTcacggagagcaagatggagtaAAGTGAAAAGAATTTGCCCactgggattaataaagtatcactattatATTAAATGCACTCTGCAGCATGCGTTTTAAAACAAGCACAGCTTGTTGTGCATGAGCCCTTACTTGTGGTACCTCTCTGTCTGGCAGGTGACTCTGAATAACGTAGAGGTGTGCAGCGAGAACATCATCACCCTGAAGAAGAACCTGGAGGTGtgaaccccgcccccccgccagCACCTGTTACTTCCTGGAGAAACATGCTTTTCAGATGTCTTGCAGATTAGACATGTTTTTGCCCCAGTAGCTGAAACTCCTAACCATTATCGAGCTGCCATTCAGCGTATCATGGCCATTTTGTAAGGGATTTAGGGAGTGAACGTCAGGAGATTTCAGCGTGATGCCAGGGATGAGCTGGGCTGACCAATTGGAAGCCTGTGCACTCTAACGCCATCTGCTGACAAGATGTGAGAACAGAGGTTTGTCGTCCTCTGTCCCAGAACGACTGCGCCAAGCTGTTCAGCCAGGGGTTCGGCTCGGGGGAGCAGGCGCAGGCCAAGATCGACAGCTGCCTGTCGGACCTCGTCAGCACATCCAGCAAGTTCAAAGATCTGCTGCAGGTGAGAGAGCACCCCCTGGTGGCCTGATTACTGCACACTGTCAGTCGCTGCCTGGATTAACCCCACTAGCACCAGTTACCTATCACTAGCCTCTTACAGATGGGATgttctaaaaagaaaaaaaaaattctgaaagtTCTGGTGTAGTGTGTCTAACTTGTTGGcggggggggtgtttggtgcAGGAGGGTCTCACAGAGTTGAACAGCACGGCCATTAAACCCCAGGTCAAACCCTGGATCAGCAACTTCCTGTCCGTCTCTCACAACATCGAGGAGGTAGGTCGGCCATGTTGGCTCAGTGCCTTTTTTTCGCGCGCGTGCCAATCTGCAGCCGCCGGCCCGGCGTGCGATAACGGGCTGGGCCCACCCGGTGTTCCTTCTGCAGGAGGAGTTTAATGAGTACGAGGCTAACGACCCCTGGGTTCAGCAGTTCATCGTCAACCTGGAGCAGCTGATGGCCGAGTTCAAGGTAACGCCAACCTTGGATGCCGGCTCGTTGCCATAGCGATACTGTCATGATGGAAGACAATCTGTAGATGGTGGGTCCTCTGACAGCAACCAAAGGAGGCTGTGAGATCAATGAACCCCAACTTCTCTCTCCACCCTCAACCCATCCCCCAGGCCGGTCTCTCTCCAGTTATCTACGACACACTCACCGGCCTGATGACCAGCCTGATCTCCCTGGAACTGGAGAAGACTGTATTCAAGTGCACCTTCAGCAGGGTGAGAGCCCAGTCACAGCCGGTCGTACCACGAGGGGACGCCACCGTCGCCCTCTGGCAGGGAGCCAGGGGCAGTGCTGAGTGACTCAGAGGACAGCAGGAGCCGGCCTGCTCCCTGGGGAGTGCATGGGCCATCAGCATTCTCTCAGAGTAAAGAAGGATTTATCCTGCTCATTATACCAGGGAGTTATGACCTCGGGTGGGACAGATTATACACAGGCTGTGGTCTGCAGAGGCAGGGCAGTGATGGCCTGCTTTATTTGAAGTGAACACAGAATGGTTTTGAATTAATGAGATACTGAAGATCTGCAGGCATCTGACTGACTCTTAGTAGGCTGCTCTTGAGGGAATTAATTGTCTCTGAGAATGATTTGatttcactccccccccccccccccccaatctatTCCAGCTGGGTGGGCTTCAGTTTGATAAGGAGCTCCGTTCCCTGGTGGCATACCTGACCACCGTCACCACTTGGACCATCCGAGACAAGTTTGCCCGTCTCACCCAGATGGGCACGATCCTCAATCTGGAGCGGGTACCTCTCCAAGCTCCCTCTCCCGCCACACGTCGGCTTAGAGCATCACTTATTGCATCATGAGTATTTAATTGCAGCAATATTTCATCCTTTTTGTGCCTCTGAGCCTGAGCTATGATGGGCTGTGGTTGTGATGGGAAAATCCCATAATGGCAGAGGGAAGCGGTTTATGCCGTTCCCGAAGAAGGTGCGTGGCTGAGACTGTGGAAAAATCCGGTGTAAAGTTACACCCCTGCCCTTCTCCCGGGCCCAGTGATGCAcgctgcccccttgtggtgcGTAACTCACTCACCACATAGCTGCCAGGGGAAATCTTTACGGCCTTGTGGTCTGTTCCACACTGTATCAGTAGCAGGTTTGGTGTAGCTTGTCTGATGCAAAAGAACACTGGAGCAATAAAAGATTAAGTGAAACCAATTACTTTAACAGCacatggatatatatatatataattttcaatACAGTTGCATGACTCATGCTTCAGGAtgacatttcatacatttctgcACATTGCAAATTACTGGCCATATAAGTACCTTACTCC
The Paramormyrops kingsleyae isolate MSU_618 chromosome 13, PKINGS_0.4, whole genome shotgun sequence DNA segment above includes these coding regions:
- the cog4 gene encoding conserved oligomeric Golgi complex subunit 4, with the translated sequence MQELVTEVTCLMFVWVNMSESVAKKRSGSSGLSAISRETIENLTELDDLERVYQQLCDEEKQVESELESLVSQQGNIETKMLALQRMGPNLQLIEGDASQLSGMITFTCSLAENVSSKVRQLDLAKNRLYQAIQRADDILDLKFCTDGVQTALRNEDYEQAAAHVHRYLSLDQSVIELSRQGGESSAVDASLALLQEAEQRLKTLVKERLDQAITAGDLAQVERFFKIFPLLGLHDEGLARFAQYLCTQLASKAEENLLLALGGDLGERRAGLMFADTLTLLLEGIARIIETHQPIVETYYGPGRLYTLIRHLQVECDRQAEKIVDKFIQQRDYHNKFQIVQNSMIRSMSTEKIEPRELDPVLLEVTVMNSRAELYLRFLRRRISADFEVGDATAPKSTMQEHQQGLEKLLKHCLLSRNMQELIGYYIPMEEYYMRETVNKAVAMDTYEKGQLTSSMVDDSFYIVKKCISRALSSSSIDCLCAMINHATSVLETDFREVLYNKLRQGFPATTLQDIQRGVSSAVSLMHSSLQQGKFNTLGIESAEDAKASFLVTLNNVEVCSENIITLKKNLENDCAKLFSQGFGSGEQAQAKIDSCLSDLVSTSSKFKDLLQEGLTELNSTAIKPQVKPWISNFLSVSHNIEEEEFNEYEANDPWVQQFIVNLEQLMAEFKAGLSPVIYDTLTGLMTSLISLELEKTVFKCTFSRLGGLQFDKELRSLVAYLTTVTTWTIRDKFARLTQMGTILNLERVTEILDYWGPNSGPLTWRLTPAEVRQVLALRIDFRSEDIKRLRL